In Schizosaccharomyces osmophilus chromosome 2, complete sequence, the following proteins share a genomic window:
- the vps10 gene encoding sorting receptor for vacuolar protein, Vps10, which translates to MRLKTRMPHMGGTLLPILSCILAVSLLFSRITAAPAAEITETIFDANVKDFMTFEDSSNVLFLDPDNGDLYLSNDNGENWQKGDVPDQNCHIKSLVKHTYTSSRVFALTDCNYVYYSYDNGDSWDYFLLQHQANPSQIAFHFHAGNPDYVIFNNMYCSSSNNWVGRVCRPDIYYTNDGFTSGANSAPVGVSYCIFSHSTELMEVASDDQIICISETPQKASHPPFNKRLISTNDWFNSLIPIRLHHLLGSDGVYGVLTTGSFIITALLDAATGKLFVYVSQDGINWQETLKFHKGFEFDAFTILPSTDYALVVDNLDSHPNNPTGVLYTLDFDSSTFVLRMSGTNRYLDGYVDFTQVNNVDGLMFVNSVDNLKEVDSNPMAEKLLKTYVTFNGGKSWSTLTPPSDACDEDDDNCSLNLYMDPRSSYGMKFSPFAPGVLLALGSATPHLSYKEEMSLFVSEDAGRTWALSRSGFQFFAMSGFGSIFFACEEKVTDEVYYSLNRGRTWITLSLDRPIKPLRVYPSVDPYSDIFYLVSEAENDGSKRLVYSLNFGKFLKECRYSSQESGKNDFELWYTKYEKGKPACSEMGRIESSWRKKRDAVCSAPRSLKKVHHSSKDCECDESSYECNTQFSSNEDGTCELLPFVGSVICAAEDVSSFEKYSYRRIPGNTCTSKKNGDFEKPKSFSCDDFNVPGRELTASVHDFPEELIDIIYLEGTVPEEKTFLIGLSKSSYVYFSSDSGKAWNKFTREKFVAIYPDSYQKNTVYLINHRNEVYFTNNRGRSFYKFKAPASVNHNGKLSLMSHPTRPSWLMFTGESGCENGPYSETCHDVVFYSLDYGDNWTQLSDEYEYCSWIRGENLLVDDSLIFCLRTSEEDIFQKNLYASTDFFENIEYEIMDNVVGFMIEDKYVVLAVQDNEGSSLSLQVSIDGLDFASCDFPGYLNVNPKQSYTILDSTTHSLFIHVTTSARLGSEWGDVLKSNSNGTYFMTSLENVNRDSIGYVDFERVEGIRGVALANIVSNVHELGDGGDKKLHSLITFNDGLDWKRLVLVDGEKISPKCGKSCHLNLHGYTERNQFSDPTSSSAAVGIMIGVGSFSPYLLPYEESQTFISRDAGVSWYRIFDSPYLWAFLDSGSLIVAVESMTPTNVIQYSVDEGRTWKEFVFSDEEEVVVDLNTRPSGIGHEILLLTSDDDNSPTSSVYIDFDPLYRRVCGFDFEDFDSGEGDFVKWVPTDLEGKQMCLLGRVSSYYRKNPEKKCKIGSSLSIKEELISRCQCTRMDFECDYNFRRMKEGTCVLVHGLQPPNTESEQCAVDDAVQWKESTGYKRTPMTFCEGGLPLDSGKTHACPGKEKEYEKLHPKPGNWSIIFSVSISVILAVIFGYIFYRYSQQYLKGAIRLGVDSEGESPINSSISFTKGIFASIPIFFYALYQSIRSIFYRPASLAPDNENAAFLENYEIDDEGDDNI; encoded by the exons ATGCGTTTAAAGACTAGAATGCCTCATATGGGGGGTACTCTACTTCCTATACTGAGTTGCATACTAGCGGTAtctttattgttttcaagaATTACAGCTGCGCCTGCCGCGGAGATTACAGAGACTATTTTCGATGCCAATGTGAAAGATTTCATGACATTCGAGGATTCTAGC AATGTCTTGTTTCTCGATCCAGATAATGGTGATCTTTACTTGTCAAATGACAATGGTGAAAATTGGCAAAAAGGTGATGTTCCCGACCAAAATTGCCATATTAAATCCCTTGTTAAGCATACTTATACAAGCTCACGTGTATTCGCATTGACGGACTGCAACTATGTTTACTATAGTTATGACAATGGCGATTCCTGGGATTATTTTCTATTACAGCATCAAGCAAATCCATCCCAAATTGCTTTCCATTTTCATGCAGGTAACCCAGACTATGTGATCTTTAATAACATGTACTGTTCCTCCTCGAACAACTGGGTTGGAAGGGTTTGTCGACCAGATATATACTATACCAATGATGGTTTTACTTCAGGGGCAAATTCAGCGCCAGTAGGCGTCTCATACTGTATCTTTTCACATTCAACAGAACTCATGGAAGTGGCTTCAGATGACCAAATAATATGTATATCTGAAACCCCACAGAAAGCATCTCACCCTCCCTTTAATAAACGTTTAATCTCTACTAATGACTGGTTTAATTCCTTAATTCCTATCCGACTTCATCATCTACTTGGTTCTGATGGCGTCTATGGAGTGCTTACTACCGGTTCTTTTATAATTACTGCATTATTGGATGCTGCCACCGGTAAGCTCTTCGTATATGTCTCTCAAGACGGAATTAACTGGCAAGAGACTCTGAAATTTCACAAAGGGTTTGAATTTGATGCTTTTACTATTCTACCCTCTACTGATTATGCTTTAGTAGTAGACAACTTGGACTCTCATCCTAATAACCCGACTGGTGTTTTGTATACacttgattttgattcaaGCACATTTGTTCTTCGGATGTCCGGTACAAACAGGTATCTAGATGGTTACGTTGACTTTACTCAAGTGAATAATGTTGACGGGCTGATGTTTGTGAATTCAGTAGACAATTTGAAAGAGGTAGACTCAAATCCAATGGCGGAAAAGCTGCTAAAGACATATGTTACTTTTAATGGTGGTAAATCATGGTCAACCTTGACTCCTCCTTCAGATGCTTgtgatgaagatgatgacAATTGTTCATTAAACCTTTATATGGATCCTCGTTCTTCCTATGGAATGAAATTCTCTCCTTTTGCTCCTGGAGTTTTGCTGGCTTTGGGTTCGGCAACACCACATTTATCATATAAGGAAGAGATGTCGTTGTTTGTGTCCGAAGATGCTGGTCGTACATGGGCTTTAAGCCGATCTggtttccaattttttgcGATGTCTGGCTTCGGCTCTATCTTCTTTGCTTgcgaagaaaaagtaacTGACGAAGTATATTACTCCCTTAATCGTGGACGAACCTGGATAACTTTGAGTTTGGATAGACCCATTAAACCCCTCAGAGTCTACCCTTCTGTAGATCCTTATTCTGACATCTTTTACCTGGTCTCTGAAGCTGAAAATGATGGCTCGAAACGCCTAGTTTACTCATTaaactttggaaaattcCTGAAAGAATGTCGCTATAGTTCCCAGGAATCAGGAAAGAACGACTTTGAACTATGGTATACTAAATATGAAAAGGGGAAGCCAGCCTGTTCTGAAATGGGAAGAATCGAGTCATCCTGGAGAAAAAAGCGCGATGCTGTTTGCTCAGCACCGCGATCATTAAAGAAAGTTCAtcattcttcaaaagattgCGAATGTGACGAGTCTAGCTACGAATGCAATACGCagttttcttcaaatgaaGATGGCACCTGTGAATTGCTACCTTTCGTTGGTAGTGTAATATGTGCTGCTGAAGACGTATCAagctttgaaaaatattcttACCGACGTATCCCTGGTAACACCTGCACatcgaagaaaaatggTGATTTTGAGAAGCCCAAAAGCTTTAGTTGTGATGATTTCAATGTACCTGGACGTGAGCTTACTGCTAGTGTTCACGATTTCCCAGAAGAGCTAATTGATATAATTTACCTCGAAGGAACAGTCccagaagaaaaaacatttttaaTTGGTCTCTCTAAAAGTTCTTATGTTTACTTTAGTTCTGATAGCGGAAAAGCATGGAACAAATTTACTAGAGAGAAGTTTGTTGCAATTTATCCTGATTCCTATCAAAAGAACACGGTCTATCTGATCAATCATAGAAATGAGGTCTATTTTACGAATAATAGAGGTAGAAGCTTTTACAAGTTTAAAGCTCCTGCTTCTGTAAACCATAATGGAAAGTTATCGCTGATGTCTCATCCAACCCGTCCTTCCTGGTTGATGTTTACTGGTGAGTCTGGATGTGAGAATGGACCTTATTCTGAGACATGCCATgatgttgttttttattctctGGACTATGGTGATAATTGGACTCAGTTATCTGATGAATATGAATACTGCTCTTGGATTCGTGGTGAAAACCTTTTAGTGGATGATTCTCTGATTTTTTGCCTTCGGACAAGTGAAGAGGATATATTTCAGAAGAATCTGTATGCGTCGACcgatttttttgaaaatatcGAATATGAAATAATGGATAACGTTGTTGGTTTCATGATTGAAGATAAGTATGTCGTATTAGCCGTTCAGGATAATGAAGGAAGCTCCTTATCTCTTCAGGTTTCCATAGATGGATTAGATTTCGCATCCTGTGATTTCCCTGGTTATTTGAATGTTAATCCAAAACAGTCATACACCATCCTCGACTCCACAACtcattctttgtttattcatgTTACTACTTCAGCTCGATTGGGATCCGAATGGGGTGATGTCCTTAAATCCAATTCAAACGGAACGTATTTTATGACTTCTTTAGAGAATGTAAATCGAGATTCCATCGGTTACGTCGATTTTGAACGTGTGGAAGGTATTCGTGGTGTTGCTTTGGCAAATATAGTTAGCAATGTTCATGAGCTGGGAGACGGAGGAGATAAAAAGCTTCATTCGCTGATAACTTTTAACGATGGCTTAGACTGGAAGCGTTTAGTTTTGGTTGACGGAGAAAAGATTTCGCCAAAATGTGGTAAGAGCTGTCATCTTAATCTTCATGGATATACCGAACGGAATCAGTTTTCAGATCCCACCTCGTCAAGTGCAGCCGTTGGTATTATGATAGGTGTTGGTAGTTTCTCGCCTTATTTACTTCCTTACGAGGAATCTCAAACCTTCATATCAAGAGACGCAGGAGTTTCATGGTATCGCATATTTGATTCTCCATACTTGTGGGCTTTCTTAGACAGCGGGTCACTAATCGTAGCTGTAGAGAGTATGACTCCGACAAATGTGATTCAATACTCCGTCGACGAAGGAAGAACTTGGAAGGAGTTTGTATTCTCAGATGAAGAGGAGGTGGTGGTGGATTTGAACACTAGACCTTCTGGTATAGGACACGAAATACTTTTGCTTACATCAGATGATGACAATTCCCCTACATCCTCAGTTTATATAGACTTCGATCCTTTATATCGAAGGGTTTGTGGTTTCGActttgaagattttgattCCGGCGAAGGTGATTTTGTTAAATGGGTTCCTACCGATCtagaaggaaaacaaatgtgTTTGCTTGGTCGGGTATCTTCATACTACAGAAAAAATCCTGAGAAGAAGTGTAAAATCGGATCCTCCCTTTCAATCAAAGAGGAATTAATAAGTCGTTGTCAGTGTACTAGAATGGATTTTGAATGTGATTATAATTTCCGCCGGATGAAGGAAGGTACTTGCGTTTTAGTTCATGGCCTGCAACCACCAAATACCGAAAGTGAACAATGTGCAGTTGACGATGCTGTTCAATGGAAAGAATCTACCGGGTATAAACGCACTCCGATGACTTTTTGTGAAGGTGGACTACCACTTGATTCTGGAAAAACTCATGCTTGTCCcggtaaagaaaaagaatatgaaaagttGCATCCCAAACCCGGAAATTGGAGCATCATTTTTTCGGTTTCCATTTCAGTAATTTTAGCGGTTATTTTTGgttatatattttatcGATACTCCCAGCAGTATTTAAAAGGAGCCATTCGACTTGGTGTTGACTCCGAAGGTGAGAGCCCTATTAATAGCAGCATATCTTTCACAAAGGGAATTTTCGCTTCTATTCCtatctttttctatgcCCTTTATCAAAGTATACGCTCCATCTTTTATAGACCGGCTTCATTAGCTCCTGATAATGAAAATGCGGCCTTCCTAGAAAATTATGAAATTGATGATGAAGGCGACGACAACATTTGA
- the rpt1 gene encoding 19S proteasome base subcomplex ATPase subunit Rpt1, with product MSNEFHPSPTTMPPKEDWEKQPKQVNSEEKDEKNPPPLDEGDIELLKSYATGPYAKDLTTTKEETEAVLKRINDTVGIKESDTGLAPLSFWDVAADRQRMSEEQPLQVARCTKIIENEQSAEKNGYVINLKQIAKFVVSLGERVSPTDIEEGMRVGCDRSKYSIQLPLPPKIDPSVTMMQVEEKPDITYGDVGGCKEQIERLREVVELPLLSPERFIKLGIDPPKGVMLYGPPGTGKTLCARAVANRTDATFIRVIGSELVQKYVGEGARMVRELFEMARTKKACIIFFDEIDAIGGARFDDGAGGDNEVQRTMLELITQLDGFDPRGNIKVLFATNRPNTLDEALMRPGRIDRKVEFGLPDLEGRANILRIHAKSMAIDKDIRWELIARLCPSQTGAELRSVCTEAGMFAIRARRRVATEKDFLDSVQKVVKGNQKFSSTADYMNMSS from the exons ATGTCGAACGAATTCCATCCTTCACCAACTACAATGCCACCTAAAGAAGACTGGGAAAAGCAACCAAAGCAGGTTAattcagaagaaaaagatgagaAAAATCCACCTCCTTTAGATGAAGGAGACATTGAGTTGCTTAAGAGCTAC GCCACTGGACCGTATGCCAAAGACTTAACGACTACTAAGGAAGAAACAGAGGCTGTTTTGAAGCGGATAAATGACACTGTTG GCATCAAAGAATCAGACACTGGTTTAGCTCCCCTTTCTTTCTGGGATGTTGCTGCCGATCGCCAAAGAATGAGTGAAGAGCAACCTTTGCAAGTTGCTAGATGTACAAAAATTATCGAAAATGAACAGTCTGCCGAAAAAAATGGTTACGTGATTAACCTAAAGCAAATTGCCAAGTTCGTTGTTAGTTTAGGAGAACGAGTTAGTCCTACTGATATCGAAGAGGGAATGCGAGTTGGTTGTGATCGAAGCAAATATTCCATTCAGCTACCTCTCCCTCCCAAAATTGATCCTTCTGTTACAATGATGCAAGTCGAGGAGAAGCCCGATATTACATACGGTGATGTTGGTGGCTGTAAGGAACAAATTGAGCGTTTGCGTGAAGTCGTGGAACTTCCTTTACTTTCT CCCGAGCGTTTTATAAAGTTGGGTATCGATCCTCCAAAAGGTGTCATGCTTTACGGTCCCCCTGGTACTGGTAAAACCTTGTGTGCTCGTGCCGTAGCCAATCGAACTGATGCTACCTTCATTCGCGTTATTGGTTCAGAGTTGGTTCAAAAATATGTCGGTGAGGGTGCCCGTATGGTTCGTGAGCTTTTCGAAATGGCCCGGACGAAGAAAGCTTgtattatcttttttgatgaaattgatgCTATTGGAGGTGCTCGTTTTGACGATGGCGCCGGTGGTGATAATGAAGTCCAAAGAACCATGTTAGAATTAATTACCCAACTTGACGGTTTCGATCCCCGTGGTAACATTaaagttctttttgctaCCAACCGACCAAATACTTTAGATGAAGCTTTGATGCGTCCTGGCCGTATCGATCGTAAAGTTGAGTTTGGTCTACCCGACTTAGAGGGCAGAGCAAACATTTTACGTATTCATGCTAAGAG TATGGCGATTGATAAAGATATCCGATGGGAGTTAATTGCACGTCTTTGTCCCTCACAAACTGGTGCCGAATTACGGTCTGTCTGTACCGAGGCAGGAATGTTTGCAATCCGTGCTAGGAGAAGGGTAGCtacagaaaaagatttcctCGATTCTGTACAAAAGGTTGTTAAAGGTAACCAAAAGTTTAGTAGTACGGCCGATTATATGAACATGAGTTCCTAG
- the qcr6 gene encoding ubiquinol-cytochrome-c reductase complex subunit 8, hinge protein, with the protein MSFLKNIFSSSLFTPIAAEAEASDIPNRKEFNEQVPSKKDFDTQNPEDSPMETTKSRVAREENLKLKDQEQMTNVEESKQSVISGNEQKEEPKETPQEEEEQKPSEEAPQEVAETSQPQPEQGEQEQEQPEQEQEQEQPEEEEEEEEEELVDPLDTKIEECKEAPVCHEAKHHFDECTTRVTEKLEKGDNSEDCLEEFFHLYHCARDCADPQIFKQLV; encoded by the exons AtgtcttttttgaaaaatatcttCAGTTCCTCTCTCTTTACTCCGATTGCAGCAGAAGCGGAAGCTTCGGACATTCCTAATCGTAAAGAATTCAATGAACAAGTCCCTTCTAAGAAAGATTTTGATACCCAGAATCCAGAGGATTCTCCCATGGAAACCACTAAGTCTAGGGTCGCTCGGgaagaaaacttgaaattgaaggatCAAG AACAAATGACCAATGTGGAAGAATCCAAACAAAGTGTTATCTCTGGTAACGAACAAAAGGAGGAACCAAAAG AAACTCctcaagaagaagaagaacaaaagccTTCCGAGGAAGCCCCCCAAGAAGTTGCCGAGACCAGCCAACCTCAACCTGAACAGGGTGAGCAAGAGCAAGAACAACCCGAGCAAGAACAAGAACAAGAACAAcctgaggaagaagaagaagaagaggaagaagaacttGTTGATCCTTTGGATACCAAGATTGAAG AATGTAAGGAGGCTCCCGTGTGCCATGAAGCTAAGCACCATTTCGATGAATGTACTACCCGTGTCAcagaaaaattggaaaagggTGACAACTCTGAAGACTGTTTAGAAGAATTCTTCCACCTTTACCACTGTGCTCGTGATTGTGCTGATCCCCAGATTTTCAAGCAGCTTGTTTAA
- the dbl6 gene encoding double strand break localizing protein Dbl6: MGWPSRTVKGGSFEASNSHLSFFALNREKSMRCSNLHQSFTASSPDISPSTVPCCMNYQNQSLPFDMSMMDEDTMKPECDRDDDMESFPTPQNPLSSTNVSTPERNASVFLKSTNWSIANEVPGNYNPKYLKETYSVSPTRRSLKTLSPGLRRKSLLPKPKMFQRVANALYEEASPWEIELRNESEFARMTAGSVRSSNANIYNPVHSSALLHSREKPQELPNIRKEKETPASPSAVAESRISATSMEKSNTFFSPAVTQTPRKRSSCSMTTNGLNLQSPKNVFSSPQHKENEVGIHSKKRLRLSEDFTDLPKRRAVSPFLYKFDAIKFSPVHSVKVRSLQVRDTHEVLRNLKLC; this comes from the exons ATGGGTTGGCCATCTCGTACAGTCAAAGGAGGCTCTTTCGAGGCTTCGAATTCGCACCTTagcttttttgctttaaacAGAGAGAAAAGTATGCGTTGCTCCAATCTTCATCAGAGCTTTACGGCATCTTCCCCAGACATATCTCCGTCTACGGTGCCATGTTGTATGAACTATCAAAATCAAAGCTTACCATTTGATATGTCGATGATGGACGAGGACACTATGAAGCCTGAATGTGATCGAGACGATGACATGGAGTCTTTTCCAACTCCTCAGAATCCTTTGTCGTCGACAAACGTATCTACTCCAGAGAGGAATGCTTCAGTGTTCTTAAAGTCCACGAACTGGAGCATTGCCAATGAAGTCCCAGGAAACTATAATCCTAAATATTTAAAGGAAACATATTCTGTTTCCCCGACGCGCAGAAGCTTAAAAACTTTATCACCAGGTCTCCGAAGAAAATCACTCCTTCCTAAACCGAAAATGTTTCAGCGTGTTGCAAATGCACTTTATGAGGAAGCTTCACCATGGGAAATCGAATTGCGGAACGAGTCAGAATTTGCTAGAATGACGGCGGGAAGTGTGCGTAGCTCAAACGCGAATATTTATAATCCTGTTCATTCATCagctcttcttcattcaagGGAAAAACCCCAAGAATTACCTAATATtcggaaagaaaaagaaactccGGCAAGTCCTTCCGCAGTTGCAGAATCGCGGATTTCCGCAACTTCAAtggaaaaatcaaatacGTTCTTTTCACCGGCTGTAACTCAGACACCGAGAAAAAGGTCCTCGTGCAGCATGACAACTAATGGGTTAAATCTCCAGTCGCCAAAAAATGTATTTTCTTCGCCACAGCACAAAGAAAACGAGGTCGgtattcattcaaaaaaaaggttgcGCTTGAGTGAAGATTTCACGGATTTGCCTAAGAGAAGAGCtgtttctccttttttatataaattcGATGCGATAAAGTTTTCTCCTGTACACTCAGTAAAGGTTCGCTCTTTGCAAGTGAGAG ACACTCATGAAGTCCTTCGGAACTTGAAATTATGTTAG
- the tma22 gene encoding translation machinery associated protein-like protein Tma22 translates to MAEVETPKITSFLYCDVCTLPVEYCEFSGTLKKCKAWLKSTHEDVYQKLYSDSDLASETNKNLNVAEEPIEGEESTKLTKEERRFEREEAKRMSSKVYIKTIERTKRKRVTTVQGLDAFNIETKKAAKMLANKFATGASVTKTADKKDEIVIQGDLGYDIFDYIAEKFKEIPEDNIVVVEDTKSKRK, encoded by the exons atggCAGAGGTAGAGACACCTAAAATTACaagctttttgtattgCGACGTCTGCACTTTACCAGTAGAG TACTGTGAATTTAGCGGAACTCTGAAGAAATGCAAAGCATGGCTTAAATCTACTCATGAAGACGTTTACCAAAAGTTGTATTCGGATTCAGACTTAGCCTCTGAAACGAACAAAAACTTAAATGTTGCTGAAGAACCTATTGAAGGAGAAGAGTCTACAAAGTTGACAAAGGAAGAACGCAGGTTTGAGagagaagaagcaaagagAATGTCTTCCAAGGTTTACATAAAAACCATTGAGCGAACCAAGAGAAAGAGAGTAACCACCGTTCAAGGACTTGATGCGTTCAACattgaaaccaaaaaggcTGCAAAGATGCTCGCCAATAAATTCGCGACAGGTGCCAGTGTCACCAAAACTGCCGACAAGAAGGATGAAATTGTTATTCAAGGTGACTTAGGGTATGATATTTTCGATTATATCGCAGAGAAGTTTAAAGAGATCCCTGAAGACAACATCGTTGTCGTTGAAGATACCAAGTCTAAAAGGAAGTAA